Sequence from the Hoplias malabaricus isolate fHopMal1 chromosome 10, fHopMal1.hap1, whole genome shotgun sequence genome:
TGCTTTCGCAGATGTACTACCAGACGCCGCCCTGCTGGTCAGGTCAGAATCTTCCCCAGTGATTTTTGTGTGCAGacccaaaattaaaaataaattgtaatgttttattgcCTGCTATGAGCAGATCGTCTTTGAAATTGTGTGTTAAACTGAAATCTTTTGCATTGTCCAGTAATTAAATTTAGTTCCAGATATCACAAGCACAGATATCACAGGGTTAAATAAACTTCGGATAGTTACTACAAAATAAAGGTGTTGCAGTTAGTAAATACATATGCAAATTACACACGAACGggaatgtaaaattaatttagaGGACATTAAAATTTGTATTATTTCATCAAGTACTGTAGTTTGATTAGttgtatttactgtaaagttGACCTGTCGTGATTATTACATAATCACATGATCGCGATTATTTGAGCTAACCGCGATGATTTGCGCTGACCGCGatcatattatattttataacaatCCCCACAAACAGAATATCAATTACCTGTATTTCTAATCAAATTGTGCTGTTAAACGGTGGCTGTAAAATGTGCCAATAAAACAAACCGGAGAAATCCACCACCGCAGTTCGCTGAACTTGGGAAGACAACGGCATCAATAGATTCTTCCCGGCAGTTAGCCGTTACGGAGGCGCTCGTGCGACTATCTTAGGCCTGGTCATTTCCATCTCCTAAACACATCAAATtaaagtgaagaaaaaaaatgctttagaTCATAGTCCAGAGATTATTCTCAGCAGCCGGAGTGACGTAAAAGTCACATGAATTCTGACCTGGCCTTTCAGACAGAGTCGAATTTCCACAGATGGACATGGATCatatgaaagtggcccaaatctgatgtGAAACTCAGGTTCAATgcgatttgtgctgttcacacagccacatgaATGACACATCTGTGTCACGTATGACTGGTCctctttacctgctgtgtgaacgtagccttagTATTCCTTGCCCAGAATATACCAAGCCAGTAAATAACATGTTTAAGCCATTGTACATTTGATTACTTTGAGAATTTGCAAATATCGTTTTCAAAcatacaattttaattaaaaccaGGACAAGGGGCAATTatctttacatatatttatgaataaacTGTTCAATAAACTGACATTCTTTACCATAATAGTGTGTGTACATTATTAGGTTATCATTATGCATAAAGGCCTATTAAAATACTgggggtgtaaaaaaaaaaaaaaaacacaattaatccatttcttcttcctcttctcgaTATCagagtgtttaaataaaaatgcattgtgGTGTGAATTGTCCTTAATTCACACTGTCACACTAAGGAGAAAGAAATCACAGCACTGGGTTGAATCACTGACGAATTATGTTTTGTGTATTCCTTGATCATgactgaaacagacactgagaCCAAATTTTTGGCAAAAATCATTTGTGAAACTTGCTTAGATCTGTGAGGTTATACTTTGgtggcggcatggtggcttaGTAGTTAGCACGtttgcctcccagcgctgggatcttgggttcaagtcccatctgggtggagtttccatgttctccctgtgtctgcgtgggtttcctccgggggctccggtttcctcccacagtccaaaaactcagaGGGTAGGTGatttggcttctctaataactgtcctggtgtatCTGGCCAttcagatatggattggcacacTCTCCTGGATTAAAGcttagtgcccgatgcagtcctccaggtggacagtcgttcctgttcgagagtacgctgtgctgtaaagcgtccttgggtgtctagaaaggcgctatataagtgtaaagatacatacatacatacttaacTAAAATTTTTATTGTTGCATTTGCAATGTTgcatttttatgtttgtgtagGGATGCTAAAGTGCGCAAATCTGTGGAGAGAATATTCAACATTTGGCAGGAGAGGAGCGTTTATCCAGAAGAACTAATCACACAGATGAAAGTTGCTCTACAGAAAAAAGAACAGCCCCCTGCACCTTCTGGTAACTGCACAATACAAGCCACACAAGCAAAGAGGGCTAACCCAGTTCAGCGCACTGTTCTAGAATCAGATGCTGAACAAATAAATGATCACCAGGCAGATATTTCTAGTGGAGATTTTCATTGTGCTTGTATTCTTGGTAGAAGCCTTTTATATTAAGCTTGTATTCAGCTGAGAGACAAGTAAGTTTTTGCAATTTTtatagtaatattaaaaatggcaaaaagtaatattttaaatagtacTTTAACTACTTCAGAAACATCAGCATAAAACATCTTTTGTTTAACTGATTATAATTCTACAATACAATTACATGCAGTCAGCTATAAATTGTTAATGTAAGTTCCAGCAATAAAGAATAAATCTCttgttgtttcctttcttttcacATCTGTAGTTAACACCAAAACTGCCCTCAAGTCAAAGATTGTGGCAGAATTCACAGTAAGTTCCCTTAATGTCTCACCTGTAGAGTTAATGTTACATCTGTCCACTTTGTAGCAGTCATTGCTCATTGCCTTTTTGTATTTCCCTTATAGCCACATTCCTTGATCGAACTTTTAGGGGCATATAAACGTTCTCTGGATGAAAGTGAGTTGCGAGAGAAGCAGCTCACTGCTCTCAGAGTGGATGTCTGCAGCACAGAGGCCCTCAAGCGGCTCAAGGGTAAATGGAGACCTTTCTGCTTTAAGTCTGAACTGTGTTGTCTCTTCACTCAACATATAAGGCTGAAGTGCAATAACCCCCCAACTGCTCCTCAAACGCTCTGGCAGGCAGGATCTTTAGTGCCAAAACTTTACAAATGAACAGAACAGAGTATgatatttacagaatattttCAGACAAACACTATACAGTCACAAATACAAAACATGTATTAGAgtaccaaaataaaatattataatccACAGAAACATATGATCTGTTTTACAAATGCCATTTGTATTTTTTGGCACAGGTTGGTCAGGTGTACACACATCAAGATTGGCAGCCAAACAAAAAGCTGACTCTTACAAATGCAATGTCTGTGAAGTTGGTGGTGTGGGTGTATTTTACAAGTTGTTGTGCCAAATTCAGACTCCCAGCCGTATGAGCACACCACATTACACTTGTGAttcctgttgtttctgtttataaagtgtaaagcttaattttttttttcttcatgtctAAAACAAGAATATGGCCTAAAGCATAAATTCTGTTGCATTTAACAAGCTGAAGACTTAACTAAATTCTTATTTACTTTagagtgtttttaaaacaagaGACATAACTCAGCCTTGACCCTGTCAGAAGAAGCTCTCGCTCTAGCTCTCTGACATCTGTAGTATTTTTAAACAAgaaagagaactccaaatgttgaaaagcatgtaaAGACCTTAGGGTATTATTCTATTCCTGcaccataggtgggtaatgacttatttttgcagtttctgGTCAATGGCTAACTTCGTTACTGAATATGCTACAATGCTAAACATCTTGAGTTactaatgtgtttctgtggtaattaaaatTCAAAAAACCACATACAAAAACAGtcgttttttttccctccctcaaaaacactcaaacacacaaatcttttcactttaaaagatgcttcgcttctgaacataaacaacgAGAGAAGTGTTTACCCACAATCGTTGGCattccctttaaatgataagtGGTAATATGACTTATTGAAAATCAAATGTATACAACAGTggtgtgttgtattttttttttttttttttttagcacactGTTAGTCCTCATTTGTATTTTTACACTTTGCTGTTTGTTTGCATGTATGGTATTTACAGAAAATCATTTTGCGAGTTTTGGCACTAAATATGCTACGATGCTCATTTGTGTGGCCGTATTCACTCCCACCAataggttaaatgcagaggttaaATTTTTCCAAGGGGATTGATAAAATTACATGCCTTCATCTTTTACTTCTTTATAGATAAAGCAGGAGGGAATAAGTTTTCTAAAGACTTTGAAGAAGGCAGCTTGAAGTTGCAGGAATTTGTAAAATTTCTGGAGGGACAAATGCAAGCAGGACCCTGTCTACTTGAAGCCCTGGGGAATGCAGATGTCTTCTATGAAATGCAGTACAAAGAGGTCAAAATTGTTGCCAATGTAAGTCGACGTGTATATgtgtaatgttatttttataaacaaGTTGCAGTTTATGCTCCTACTTTCCAGACTTTCAGCTTTTATTTTGGTTTGGAGCGACCTGGCTTCTACTCCACCtactaaaaatatttaaaagtctAGTAGCTTACTGATTTAGAAAGAGCTTATTTAGGACAGTTCAGCTGGATCACAAAGCACTTTTGTGGGTTGCTTAAGATAAGCTCACCCCCTAAATGCCATAAGTATAAATGTTTAGTACTTTGATCTCTCTCAAATGACACAGTAATGAAATGTGAAAAGTATAGAATGCAGTTCATTTTAGTGTCCAAATTAACAACCTGAATTTTAAAACTCATTTCCTGGAGAGGTAGATGTATTGTGTGAAAAAGATGGCAAGATGTGGACATTCAGTTCTGTGCTAACAGTTTTATGGCttttttttctgactttttcAGGCTTATAACACTTTTGCTAATCGGGTGTCCAGTCTGAAGCGCAAACTGGACGCCCTGAAGGCCACGCTGCCAGACATGGAAGAGTCCCCTGTCCCTTCTCCCTCTGAGGATGCTCCCTCACCTACAGGTTCTGAATCACCTTTTCGTGGGCTACCAAATAGAATGAcccagggaaacacagacaaagAGGGAACGAAAGCTGGAGAGCAGAAGGACAACAGAGATGTGGAAGACATGGACTTGTCTGAGGAAGAGGATACCACGAATACCAACATAATTGGTGAGGAAAAATGGAATAGAGTCTTATGTACCTAGGTTCCTATATTGTACCTAAGCTAGGCTTAGTTGTAACCTGTTGTGGCTATTGATAGTATGAAATAATTttatctgtttctctttctaaAATTATTCACTTTAAAGTATTATTTTACCCTGTTCTCTTTTcagttgaagaaaaaaaagaaaaggcatcCTCAGTGGCTGTTTCCAAGTTAGCCAACACAGCAACAGCAAAGTCTTCTCACATTACGCCTTCCTCTACATTAGCCCCTCCCACAAAAGCTGCATCTGAAtctgcagccaatcagacaccACCATCATCCACTGTTCCCACTCCCACCACACCTGTTTCTGCAAGCCCTGCCCCTTTACAGGTGAATTTGGCAAATGTGGATCTAGGAAAGATTAGTTCCATCCTCAGCAGTATCACTAATGTGATGAAGAACACAGGTGAGCCTCCTTCCTCATTTACTGCATGCAGTACACTAATTTCTCACCACTAAATATAATAATGAACACCAAAAAATACAGTATTACATAGATAAATATTTACTTTCTTTGTTATGGTGCCcaaatatgtatgtatttgtttactAGTTTCACATTTTATTGCATTGGGCCACTCAATGTttttatggtttgtttttgtttttataaataaaggtGTGAGCCCTGTTTCCCGCCCTTCTCCAGGAACACCAACCACGCCATCTAGCCATACACCTTCATCAAAAACACCTCAAGCCCCTCCTGCCGGAACTCCTGCATCCAATCCACTGGCCAGTATTCTGTCCAGAGTGGACATTTCCCCAGAGGGAATTCTCAGTGCCCTTACcaagacacagacaaacactcCACGGCTACAGGGTGCGATACACATAAGAAAGAGGAACTCTGtgtattcattgtttgaaattTATTGACGTAATTTGTACAGCAGTAGTTATTGcatttaaaggggatgtctataattgtaaaaatctctctctgctcaaaaCCCAGCTtctgccatatatatatatttctcctcAAACCTACCATTCTCCCTTAATAGACATGgggcttctgaatgtaaacaaacttgGAGaatgcagttccccacaatcctAGACATTCCCTTTTAATGATAATTATTTTGCATGCTTGCAATTAGTCTACTACTTTTTACATTTGTCTCTCtcatatgcttttttttttattatttcaatttatttttctttcttgctttctctctcccaGGTTTGTCCTCCCTACTCTCTTCTGCTCGTGCTGGATCTCTCACTTCTTCAAATCCTGCCCCTTCCACCTCTACTCCTACATCCTCAACAGTCACTACAGCCACAGTGACTACAACACCCACCACCCCAACCACCCCAAAGGCTCCGAAACCTCCTTCCAACCATCTTAAGCAACAAGCAGAACGTGAGttgaaggagagggagagggagagggacagggaCAAGGAAAAGGAGAGacgggagagggagagagaaagggaggaagATGCTATGCCCAGCCTTGAGTCAAAGATCAACAGTTTCCTGCAAGGAAACCCAGGGTTTAGTGCTCTTGGCCTTGGCTTGGATGACGGGGTCAGTAACAGCCCACTGCTGGTTGGTGGAGACAATGCAGATAGCACTCCAGTTCGAGATGAAAGTGGCAGCACACCAACCCAGGATGAGATCATGGATACCCCCTGTGTCCTCAGCGACCAAAAACTGGGCTCTTCTGCAGCTGTTTCACCCACGTCATACCGTAGTGACCCTTGGGATGCTGTGATCACACCTAGAGAAGATGAGAGGAAGGACAGGGATTACCGCACCCCGTCCTCATCTTCATCTCGTTCTCAGGCCTTCAGCCCTAGTGGTAAAAACACAGGCAGGAATGCTGCTAAACCCAAAGAGCAGGACGGTATGAAGAGAAAGACTGTGGCATCCACAAGTACTCCAGCTTCAGCAAAGGATGCAGGTACAAAGGTTGCTAAGATGGAGGTATCAGGAGGCAAGAGTGTGGTTCTGCGTCGGCCTAGTGGCGGGTCTCA
This genomic interval carries:
- the rprd2b gene encoding regulation of nuclear pre-mRNA domain-containing protein 2 isoform X1, with protein sequence MAAGSEAARVRGSTSSSASGNVSGVSSSSAAAAGGLESSLDRRFQTVSNTMESIQSLSAWCIENKKHHGLVVRHWLKWLKKSDPSHRLNLFYLANDVIQNCKRKNAIAYRSAFADVLPDAALLVRDAKVRKSVERIFNIWQERSVYPEELITQMKVALQKKEQPPAPSVNTKTALKSKIVAEFTPHSLIELLGAYKRSLDESELREKQLTALRVDVCSTEALKRLKDKAGGNKFSKDFEEGSLKLQEFVKFLEGQMQAGPCLLEALGNADVFYEMQYKEVKIVANAYNTFANRVSSLKRKLDALKATLPDMEESPVPSPSEDAPSPTGSESPFRGLPNRMTQGNTDKEGTKAGEQKDNRDVEDMDLSEEEDTTNTNIIVEEKKEKASSVAVSKLANTATAKSSHITPSSTLAPPTKAASESAANQTPPSSTVPTPTTPVSASPAPLQVNLANVDLGKISSILSSITNVMKNTGVSPVSRPSPGTPTTPSSHTPSSKTPQAPPAGTPASNPLASILSRVDISPEGILSALTKTQTNTPRLQGLSSLLSSARAGSLTSSNPAPSTSTPTSSTVTTATVTTTPTTPTTPKAPKPPSNHLKQQAERELKERERERDRDKEKERREREREREEDAMPSLESKINSFLQGNPGFSALGLGLDDGVSNSPLLVGGDNADSTPVRDESGSTPTQDEIMDTPCVLSDQKLGSSAAVSPTSYRSDPWDAVITPREDERKDRDYRTPSSSSSRSQAFSPSGKNTGRNAAKPKEQDGMKRKTVASTSTPASAKDAGTKVAKMEVSGGKSVVLRRPSGGSQNGGEEKGKKGGKKEEDREHYHCIETVVTSATSSNEGTPIETLGYTNRIQTVESIRVIGRGPRRSSGASGRAWYEEEEFMEAPPPPHPGDHTPESPEELGLVPPPPPTHLLSQGQYPPPHYASEDSNHSGHTHIIPQHHPPPSPFFPGPLGPPILQPPPPSMALPVVAPPIPQPPPPQTHSRDFPLSPTSAVMVGGVLVPIDRVLPHPPANLRPEGAGASSSTLTRGKSVPLRPGTLKEQFAPRHVHTPPLHRPGAPGVPPPLLGRGREGPPSPSTPTTPTTPSPSGDPRPLLPSPNCLPPSAGAQRNRHQPSPHGLIRPPFHTPHTTNTSPLSQRPMPREGLQLPLPLPPPALSREPLLPGVKRHGHAFRGGPVHPSKRPFLPPRY
- the rprd2b gene encoding regulation of nuclear pre-mRNA domain-containing protein 2 isoform X2: MAAGSEAARVRGSTSSSASGNVSGVSSSSAAAAGGLESSLDRRFQTVSNTMESIQSLSAWCIENKKHHGLVVRHWLKWLKKSDPSHRLNLFYLANDVIQNCKRKNAIAYRSAFADVLPDAALLVRDAKVRKSVERIFNIWQERSVYPEELITQMKVALQKKEQPPAPSVNTKTALKSKIVAEFTPHSLIELLGAYKRSLDESELREKQLTALRVDVCSTEALKRLKDKAGGNKFSKDFEEGSLKLQEFVKFLEGQMQAGPCLLEALGNADVFYEMQYKEVKIVANAYNTFANRVSSLKRKLDALKATLPDMEESPVPSPSEDAPSPTGSESPFRGLPNRMTQGNTDKEGTKAGEQKDNRDVEDMDLSEEEDTTNTNIIVEEKKEKASSVAVSKLANTATAKSSHITPSSTLAPPTKAASESAANQTPPSSTVPTPTTPVSASPAPLQVNLANVDLGKISSILSSITNVMKNTGTPTTPSSHTPSSKTPQAPPAGTPASNPLASILSRVDISPEGILSALTKTQTNTPRLQGLSSLLSSARAGSLTSSNPAPSTSTPTSSTVTTATVTTTPTTPTTPKAPKPPSNHLKQQAERELKERERERDRDKEKERREREREREEDAMPSLESKINSFLQGNPGFSALGLGLDDGVSNSPLLVGGDNADSTPVRDESGSTPTQDEIMDTPCVLSDQKLGSSAAVSPTSYRSDPWDAVITPREDERKDRDYRTPSSSSSRSQAFSPSGKNTGRNAAKPKEQDGMKRKTVASTSTPASAKDAGTKVAKMEVSGGKSVVLRRPSGGSQNGGEEKGKKGGKKEEDREHYHCIETVVTSATSSNEGTPIETLGYTNRIQTVESIRVIGRGPRRSSGASGRAWYEEEEFMEAPPPPHPGDHTPESPEELGLVPPPPPTHLLSQGQYPPPHYASEDSNHSGHTHIIPQHHPPPSPFFPGPLGPPILQPPPPSMALPVVAPPIPQPPPPQTHSRDFPLSPTSAVMVGGVLVPIDRVLPHPPANLRPEGAGASSSTLTRGKSVPLRPGTLKEQFAPRHVHTPPLHRPGAPGVPPPLLGRGREGPPSPSTPTTPTTPSPSGDPRPLLPSPNCLPPSAGAQRNRHQPSPHGLIRPPFHTPHTTNTSPLSQRPMPREGLQLPLPLPPPALSREPLLPGVKRHGHAFRGGPVHPSKRPFLPPRY